The following coding sequences are from one Ruminococcus flavefaciens AE3010 window:
- the topA gene encoding type I DNA topoisomerase — protein MSDLVIVESPAKAKTIQKYLGTGYEVIASMGHVRDLPKSKMGVDKDNDFKPQYTDMKGKEDVIRELKKRAKKCDKIYLATDPDREGEAISWHIAQMLKLDMNEDNRVAFNEITKTGVKNGMSNPHKIDVDLVNAQQARRILDRLVGYELSPFLWKKVKRGLSAGRVQSVAVRLVVDRENEIRAFVPKEYWSIDAKFTAPSSRKVFDAALVAVDGEKLEIANQAEADGLLKRLENAEYTVTSVKKRVTKKQPAPPFITSTLQQEASRKLSFSAKRTMKAAQELYEGVDVQGVGAVGLITYMRTDSLRISDEAKKAAADYIGTVYGKDYLPPEPRNFKTKSNAQDAHEAIRPSTPELTPERVKSSLSADQYKLYKLIWERFIASQMANALLDTVSADIDANGCTFRASGYSVKFDGFMALYVESTDSEDGTKKMLPELKAEDKLKLKSIAGNQHFTQPPPRYTEASLIKALEENGIGRPSTYAPTITTITSRRYVEHEGKALKPTNLGEVITELMKDHFKKIVDAKFTAEMENNLDEVEHGEKDWVSTLREFYDDFSETLKKAEEAMDGKRVKVPDEETDVVCELCGRNMVIKYSKYGKFLACPGFPECKNTKKIVTETEGSCPRCGRKMLLKKSKKGRSFYGCEGFPECSFMTWNVPTKELCPQCGKSLFMKGGKSGKLVCENEGCGYERELKK, from the coding sequence ATGTCAGATTTAGTCATAGTAGAGTCGCCTGCAAAGGCAAAAACTATTCAGAAATACCTTGGTACAGGCTATGAGGTAATAGCCTCCATGGGACACGTCCGCGATCTTCCGAAGTCAAAAATGGGCGTGGACAAGGATAACGACTTCAAGCCTCAGTATACGGATATGAAAGGCAAGGAGGACGTTATCAGAGAACTGAAAAAGCGCGCCAAGAAGTGCGATAAGATATATCTCGCTACCGACCCCGACCGCGAGGGAGAAGCTATATCATGGCATATAGCTCAGATGCTGAAGCTTGATATGAACGAGGATAACCGCGTGGCGTTCAATGAGATCACCAAGACAGGCGTCAAGAACGGTATGAGCAATCCTCACAAGATCGACGTTGATCTTGTAAACGCTCAGCAGGCACGCCGTATCCTTGACCGTCTTGTGGGTTACGAGCTCAGTCCGTTCCTGTGGAAAAAGGTTAAGAGAGGACTGTCAGCAGGAAGAGTTCAGTCCGTTGCGGTACGCCTTGTAGTTGACCGCGAGAACGAGATAAGAGCATTCGTGCCAAAGGAGTACTGGTCTATCGATGCCAAGTTCACAGCTCCGTCGTCAAGAAAGGTTTTCGACGCAGCTCTTGTAGCCGTTGACGGCGAAAAGCTTGAAATAGCAAATCAGGCAGAGGCAGACGGACTTCTGAAAAGACTGGAGAACGCCGAGTATACAGTTACATCTGTAAAGAAGCGCGTTACTAAGAAGCAGCCCGCACCTCCGTTTATTACCTCCACCTTGCAGCAGGAAGCTTCACGCAAGCTCAGCTTCAGTGCAAAGCGCACCATGAAGGCTGCACAGGAGCTTTACGAAGGTGTTGACGTACAGGGCGTGGGCGCAGTAGGTCTTATCACATACATGAGAACAGACAGCCTGCGTATATCCGACGAAGCGAAAAAAGCTGCCGCTGATTATATCGGAACAGTTTACGGCAAGGACTACCTGCCCCCTGAGCCAAGAAACTTCAAGACCAAGAGCAACGCTCAGGACGCTCACGAAGCTATACGTCCGTCAACTCCCGAGCTCACTCCCGAGAGAGTAAAGTCAAGCCTCAGCGCCGACCAGTATAAGCTCTATAAGCTCATATGGGAGCGCTTCATCGCAAGCCAGATGGCAAACGCTCTCCTTGATACCGTTTCCGCTGATATCGACGCAAACGGCTGTACATTCAGAGCTTCGGGCTATTCCGTAAAGTTCGACGGCTTCATGGCTCTTTATGTTGAGTCAACAGATTCCGAGGACGGCACAAAGAAAATGCTTCCCGAGCTTAAAGCTGAGGATAAGCTGAAGCTGAAATCCATTGCAGGCAACCAGCACTTCACACAGCCGCCTCCGCGCTATACGGAAGCTTCCCTTATAAAGGCTCTTGAAGAAAACGGCATAGGCAGACCAAGTACCTATGCTCCTACTATAACCACTATAACCTCACGCCGTTACGTTGAGCATGAGGGCAAGGCTTTGAAGCCCACAAATCTGGGCGAGGTCATCACAGAGCTGATGAAGGACCACTTCAAGAAGATAGTTGACGCAAAGTTCACCGCTGAAATGGAAAACAACCTCGACGAGGTGGAGCACGGTGAAAAGGACTGGGTAAGCACCCTCCGCGAGTTCTACGACGATTTCTCCGAGACGCTCAAAAAGGCAGAGGAAGCTATGGACGGCAAGCGCGTCAAGGTCCCCGACGAGGAGACCGACGTGGTCTGTGAGCTCTGCGGCAGGAATATGGTAATAAAGTACAGCAAGTACGGAAAATTCCTTGCATGTCCGGGCTTCCCGGAGTGCAAGAACACAAAGAAGATAGTTACCGAGACCGAGGGCAGCTGCCCCAGATGCGGCAGGAAAATGCTGCTGAAAAAGTCCAAGAAGGGCAGGAGCTTCTACGGCTGCGAGGGCTTCCCCGAGTGCAGCTTCATGACATGGAACGTCCCCACAAAGGAGCTTTGTCCACAGTGCGGCAAGAGCCTGTTCATGAAGGGCGGCAAGTCGGGCAAGCTGGTCTGCGAGAACGAGGGCTGCGGCTATGAAAGAGAGCTGAAAAAATGA
- the plsX gene encoding phosphate acyltransferase PlsX: MAVKVIVDAFGGDNAPLEVLRGCARAVSELGVSIILTGREPEIKSCAEKNGISLDGMEIVHTDDVFDIHEEPKEIIKSGKNTSMGLGLTMLAEGKGDAFVSAGSTGALVMGASFIVKRIKGIKRIAPSPVMPADKGSFVLVDAGANTECRSEMLLQFAIMGSAYMEKVMGVKSPKVALLNIGAEETKGRELEIEAYKLLEASELNFVGNIEARDMPKGEVQVVVTDGFTGNIALKLYEGMGSFFSKKLRWFFSGAGKIGALFAMKKINTFRKQMDYKEVGGSALLGVRKPVIKAHGSSDGTAFFNAVRQAKRCVDGNVAGVIEGYVARMSAADKE, translated from the coding sequence TTGGCTGTAAAAGTTATAGTTGACGCTTTCGGAGGAGACAATGCTCCTCTGGAGGTGCTCAGAGGATGTGCAAGAGCAGTCAGCGAGCTGGGCGTGAGCATAATCCTCACAGGCAGAGAGCCTGAGATAAAAAGCTGCGCCGAGAAGAACGGCATAAGCCTTGACGGCATGGAGATAGTCCATACCGATGATGTTTTTGATATACATGAGGAACCGAAGGAAATAATCAAGTCAGGGAAGAATACTTCCATGGGGCTTGGTCTGACCATGCTGGCTGAGGGTAAGGGCGACGCCTTTGTATCCGCAGGCAGCACGGGCGCTCTCGTTATGGGAGCTTCCTTCATCGTCAAGCGTATCAAAGGTATCAAGCGTATAGCTCCGTCACCTGTTATGCCTGCTGACAAGGGCAGCTTTGTGCTTGTGGACGCAGGCGCCAATACGGAATGCCGTTCCGAGATGCTGCTCCAGTTTGCAATTATGGGAAGCGCCTACATGGAAAAAGTCATGGGCGTGAAAAGTCCAAAGGTAGCCCTGCTGAATATCGGCGCTGAGGAGACAAAGGGCAGAGAGCTTGAAATAGAAGCATATAAGCTCCTTGAAGCCTCGGAGCTCAACTTCGTTGGCAATATCGAAGCAAGAGATATGCCAAAGGGCGAGGTGCAGGTAGTGGTCACTGACGGCTTCACAGGCAATATCGCACTGAAGCTCTACGAGGGCATGGGCAGCTTCTTCTCAAAGAAGCTCAGATGGTTCTTCTCGGGAGCAGGCAAGATAGGCGCTCTTTTTGCAATGAAGAAGATAAACACATTCCGCAAACAGATGGATTACAAGGAAGTGGGCGGCTCTGCGCTTTTAGGCGTGAGAAAGCCCGTTATAAAAGCACACGGCAGCTCTGACGGAACGGCGTTCTTCAATGCCGTAAGACAGGCTAAACGCTGCGTGGACGGCAATGTCGCAGGCGTCATAGAGGGCTATGTGGCCCGTATGTCAGCCGCAGACAAGGAGTGA
- the dprA gene encoding DNA-processing protein DprA has protein sequence MEETKYWVWLNMVFDTGNHRIWEVMSFFRTAEKAYLSLSSDSSVVSLNEAENKNVHSVQLHTAESFLVSCSKRGIGVIAITSPEYPEQLRHIYNPPSVLYYKGNIACLQNELTVTAVGTRKATAYSLKAAKEICSELSARGAVIISGFAVGIDLACSMAAVDMGRPTVCVMGCGVDVDYPKQNFIYRDAVISAGGVFLSEFPPATPPNSPNFPKRNRILAALGKAAVVFQAGAKSGSLITANLAAGQGRDVLCLPPADIFSGEFAGNIKLLRDGAIPMYDASDVMECITGRKAQPETAVKRGKDVFAEVPKLSDDEIRSAFMVLNGIDNNEQESPAQNDGYELPNDLSEQQMRISEALLDGAKHADELAQHLEIDPSELMTELTELEIFGIVRSLPGKMYELIR, from the coding sequence ATGGAGGAGACAAAATACTGGGTGTGGCTGAATATGGTATTCGACACGGGAAATCATCGCATATGGGAGGTAATGAGCTTTTTCAGAACTGCTGAAAAGGCGTACCTTTCCCTTAGCTCGGACAGCTCTGTAGTGAGCCTTAACGAAGCCGAAAACAAAAATGTACATTCGGTACAGCTCCATACTGCAGAGAGCTTTCTTGTCAGCTGCTCAAAGCGCGGTATAGGAGTAATTGCCATAACAAGTCCCGAATATCCCGAGCAGCTGCGGCATATATATAATCCGCCGTCGGTGCTTTATTACAAGGGCAATATCGCCTGCTTGCAGAATGAGCTTACGGTGACTGCTGTGGGAACGCGAAAAGCCACAGCCTACAGCCTGAAAGCCGCAAAGGAGATATGCTCGGAGCTCTCTGCACGGGGAGCTGTCATAATCAGCGGCTTTGCAGTAGGCATTGACCTTGCGTGCAGCATGGCTGCCGTTGATATGGGACGTCCTACGGTCTGCGTAATGGGCTGCGGAGTTGACGTTGACTACCCGAAACAGAACTTCATCTACAGGGACGCTGTCATATCCGCAGGAGGAGTGTTCCTCTCGGAATTCCCGCCTGCAACTCCGCCGAATTCGCCTAATTTCCCCAAGAGGAACCGTATACTCGCTGCTCTCGGAAAGGCTGCTGTAGTCTTTCAGGCAGGAGCCAAAAGCGGCTCGCTCATAACGGCAAATCTTGCCGCAGGACAGGGGAGAGATGTTCTCTGCCTGCCTCCTGCCGACATATTCAGCGGCGAGTTCGCAGGCAATATCAAGCTGCTGCGTGACGGTGCCATACCGATGTATGACGCCTCGGACGTTATGGAATGTATAACGGGCAGAAAAGCTCAGCCCGAGACAGCAGTCAAAAGAGGAAAGGATGTATTTGCCGAGGTGCCAAAGCTTTCCGACGATGAAATACGGTCAGCCTTTATGGTGCTTAACGGCATAGATAACAATGAGCAGGAAAGTCCTGCCCAAAATGATGGATACGAGCTGCCGAATGATCTTTCTGAACAGCAGATGCGCATTTCGGAAGCTCTTCTGGACGGTGCAAAGCATGCCGACGAGCTTGCACAGCATCTTGAAATAGACCCTTCGGAGCTTATGACGGAACTGACCGAGCTTGAGATATTCGGTATAGTGCGTTCACTTCCGGGAAAAATGTATGAACTTATCAGATAA
- a CDS encoding elongator complex protein 3, whose protein sequence is MKHSNISIFIPHIGCPHMCSFCDQRTISGAQHAPTGDEVREICERALAEVREPENAEIAFFGGSFTAISRDYMTELLEAAHDFVGEGKFSGIRCSTRPDCIDFEILQLLKEYGVTAIELGAQSLDDEVLKLNERGHTAQDVEDACELIRAFGFELGLQMMIGLYGSTPEKEWATIERMAALHPDTVRIYPVVVLKNTRLGELLMSGEYKPFSFDKAVEIAASAMAMFEDSGIRVIKCGLHASEFVERDMVGGFYHPAFRELCEGLIYRHNMEFELKSEGEMPQTAVIAVHPSCISKATGQKRSNIIYFKELGTDVKIIGDDSVPKYRCMLRR, encoded by the coding sequence ATGAAGCACAGTAATATTTCCATATTCATTCCCCATATCGGCTGCCCTCATATGTGCAGTTTCTGCGACCAGCGTACCATCAGCGGAGCGCAGCACGCTCCCACAGGCGATGAGGTCAGGGAGATATGCGAGAGGGCGCTTGCAGAGGTAAGGGAGCCCGAAAATGCCGAGATAGCTTTTTTTGGCGGAAGTTTTACTGCCATATCCCGTGACTATATGACAGAGCTTCTCGAAGCAGCCCATGACTTCGTGGGCGAGGGTAAGTTCAGTGGCATACGCTGCTCTACACGTCCCGACTGCATTGATTTTGAGATATTGCAGCTCCTGAAAGAATACGGCGTTACCGCCATAGAGCTTGGTGCCCAGTCACTGGACGACGAGGTGCTGAAACTCAACGAGCGGGGACACACCGCACAGGACGTTGAGGACGCCTGTGAGCTTATCAGAGCATTCGGCTTTGAGCTTGGCTTGCAGATGATGATAGGGCTTTACGGCAGCACTCCCGAAAAGGAATGGGCGACCATAGAGCGTATGGCAGCTCTGCACCCCGATACCGTGAGGATATACCCAGTGGTGGTTCTGAAAAACACCCGTCTTGGAGAGCTTCTGATGTCGGGAGAATACAAGCCTTTCAGCTTTGATAAGGCTGTGGAGATAGCCGCTTCCGCAATGGCAATGTTCGAGGACAGCGGCATAAGAGTCATAAAGTGCGGACTTCACGCCAGTGAGTTCGTGGAGCGCGACATGGTAGGCGGCTTTTATCACCCTGCATTCCGCGAGCTGTGCGAGGGACTGATATATCGCCATAATATGGAATTTGAGCTGAAAAGCGAGGGCGAAATGCCGCAGACAGCGGTCATTGCGGTACACCCGTCGTGTATCAGCAAGGCAACAGGACAGAAGAGATCAAATATCATCTATTTCAAGGAGCTTGGAACAGATGTGAAAATAATCGGGGACGATAGCGTCCCCAAATACAGATGCATGCTGAGGAGGTGA
- the trmFO gene encoding methylenetetrahydrofolate--tRNA-(uracil(54)-C(5))-methyltransferase (FADH(2)-oxidizing) TrmFO produces MIVNVIGAGLAGCEAAWAVAEAGIKVRLFEMKPEKFSPAHKYGGFAELVCSNSLKAARLESAAGLLKYEMEMLGSLTVPCAKANSVEAGGALAVDREKFSDAVTEKIKSHPLIEVIGGEVTELPEGTTIIATGPLTQGAMADIIKELCGEGLSFYDAAAPIVTAESIDMERAFYASRYDRGDADYVNCPMNKEEYLAFYEALIAAEKVQLKDFETHPFSVYEGCMPIEELASRGVDTMRFGPMKPVGIDNPRTGRRPYAVVQLRKENREGTLFNLVGFQTNLKFGEQKRVFSMITGLENAEFMRYGVMHRNTFINSPELLNSDFSMRSRPEIYFAGQITGVEGYMESAASGLMAGIAAARKIKGLEPMKLPLDTMTGALSHYISDPFNSGSFQPMGANMGILPDIGVKIRDKKERYGAYAQRAVNSLRGELDRIGCKSYS; encoded by the coding sequence ATGATAGTAAACGTTATCGGTGCAGGACTTGCAGGCTGCGAGGCTGCATGGGCTGTTGCCGAAGCAGGCATAAAAGTAAGGCTTTTTGAGATGAAGCCCGAGAAGTTTTCACCTGCTCATAAATACGGCGGATTTGCGGAGCTTGTCTGCTCCAATTCGCTGAAAGCTGCAAGACTTGAATCTGCTGCGGGACTTCTCAAATACGAAATGGAAATGCTTGGCTCACTGACTGTGCCCTGCGCAAAGGCAAATTCCGTTGAAGCAGGCGGCGCTCTTGCAGTTGACCGCGAGAAGTTCTCCGACGCAGTTACGGAAAAGATAAAGAGCCACCCCCTTATCGAGGTCATAGGCGGCGAGGTGACAGAGCTTCCCGAGGGCACGACAATAATCGCCACAGGTCCTCTCACACAGGGAGCTATGGCTGATATCATAAAGGAGTTATGCGGCGAGGGACTGAGCTTTTATGATGCAGCTGCGCCTATTGTGACTGCCGAGAGCATAGATATGGAAAGAGCCTTCTATGCTTCGCGCTATGACAGAGGGGACGCAGATTACGTAAACTGTCCCATGAACAAGGAGGAGTACCTTGCTTTTTACGAAGCGCTCATCGCTGCTGAAAAGGTGCAGCTGAAAGACTTTGAGACCCACCCCTTCAGCGTATACGAGGGCTGTATGCCTATCGAGGAACTTGCCTCCCGAGGTGTGGACACCATGCGCTTCGGACCTATGAAGCCTGTGGGTATCGACAACCCACGCACAGGCAGGCGTCCCTACGCAGTTGTACAGCTCAGAAAAGAGAACCGCGAGGGTACGCTTTTCAACCTTGTGGGCTTCCAGACAAACCTGAAATTCGGCGAGCAGAAGCGTGTATTCTCAATGATAACTGGACTTGAAAATGCCGAGTTCATGCGCTACGGAGTAATGCACAGAAATACCTTTATCAACAGTCCAGAGCTGCTCAACTCCGACTTCTCCATGAGAAGCCGTCCCGAGATATACTTTGCCGGACAGATAACGGGAGTTGAGGGCTATATGGAGTCAGCGGCAAGCGGTCTCATGGCGGGCATTGCTGCTGCAAGAAAAATAAAGGGACTTGAGCCCATGAAGCTGCCATTGGATACCATGACGGGAGCTCTTTCACACTATATAAGCGACCCCTTCAACAGCGGAAGCTTTCAGCCAATGGGCGCAAATATGGGAATACTTCCCGACATCGGTGTTAAGATAAGAGACAAAAAGGAACGCTACGGCGCATATGCGCAGCGTGCGGTAAACTCGCTGAGAGGAGAGCTTGATAGAATTGGCTGTAAAAGTTATAGTTGA
- a CDS encoding TrmH family RNA methyltransferase produces the protein MENIITSKDNPTVKLYQKLSNSKKERLQYGLFVLEGLRIVTDALSEDSGITQLILTQKAQERFGEELLQADLRNTRTIVISNELGNKIASTDTTQGVFAMCRIPAQRSVRSIMKSGGKYLVLFGLQDPGNVGMMIRTADALGIDGVIMSGSCDLYSPKVIRSTMGSVFRMDIAIENDADVLFAQLDEAGALTSAAVIDKDAQPVTECSFDGTQAVFIGNEGNGLPADIAQRCTRRVIIPMHGNINSLNAAMAAGILMWELSK, from the coding sequence TGTCAAGCTGTATCAGAAGCTTTCCAACTCGAAAAAAGAGAGGCTTCAGTACGGCTTATTCGTGTTGGAGGGACTCAGGATAGTTACTGACGCTCTCAGTGAGGACAGCGGCATTACTCAGCTGATACTTACCCAGAAAGCGCAGGAGCGCTTCGGGGAGGAGCTTTTGCAGGCTGATTTGAGAAACACAAGGACGATTGTCATTTCAAATGAGCTTGGCAACAAAATCGCTTCAACCGATACGACTCAGGGAGTATTTGCCATGTGCAGGATACCTGCACAGCGAAGCGTGAGGAGTATAATGAAAAGCGGCGGAAAGTATCTGGTGCTTTTCGGACTTCAGGACCCCGGCAATGTGGGAATGATGATAAGAACAGCCGACGCTCTCGGCATTGACGGAGTTATAATGTCGGGCAGCTGCGACCTTTACAGTCCAAAGGTAATACGCTCAACTATGGGCTCGGTGTTCAGAATGGATATCGCAATTGAAAACGACGCAGATGTGCTCTTTGCACAGCTTGACGAAGCAGGAGCGCTTACATCTGCCGCAGTAATAGACAAGGACGCACAGCCTGTTACGGAGTGCAGCTTTGACGGCACTCAGGCAGTATTCATCGGCAACGAGGGCAACGGACTTCCTGCCGATATCGCACAGCGCTGCACTCGCCGTGTCATAATACCAATGCACGGAAATATCAACTCCCTCAACGCGGCAATGGCTGCGGGTATACTTATGTGGGAGCTCAGCAAGTAA
- the rnc gene encoding ribonuclease III gives MKDLSSFEEILGYKFKDTELLKQALSHSSYANEKKRPNGSNERLEFLGDSVLSIVVSDFLYKNLNVAEGELTKMRASLVCEKSLHIFAQQIGLGDYLLLGKGEENTGGRQRPSILADAFEAVIAAIYLDGGMEPAAKHILRFMPKDIQHAKKPVFNDFKTVLQEIVQQNPEEKVEYVLIGEEGPDHNKSFVVEVCLNDQVIGKGKGKSKKEAEQLAAKEALELMGYEAQ, from the coding sequence ATGAAAGACCTTTCAAGTTTTGAAGAAATATTAGGCTATAAATTCAAGGACACAGAACTGCTGAAACAAGCACTCTCTCACTCGTCATACGCAAATGAAAAGAAACGCCCCAACGGCAGCAACGAGCGTCTCGAATTTCTGGGAGACAGCGTGCTGTCAATAGTGGTGTCGGACTTTTTATACAAGAACCTCAACGTGGCAGAGGGGGAGCTCACCAAGATGAGAGCCTCTCTGGTATGCGAGAAATCCCTGCATATATTTGCGCAGCAGATTGGCTTGGGAGATTACCTTCTCCTTGGCAAGGGCGAGGAAAACACAGGCGGACGCCAGCGCCCGTCCATACTTGCCGACGCCTTTGAGGCAGTTATCGCAGCCATATACCTTGACGGCGGTATGGAGCCTGCTGCAAAGCATATACTCCGTTTCATGCCCAAGGATATACAGCATGCAAAGAAGCCTGTTTTCAACGACTTCAAGACTGTTTTACAGGAGATAGTCCAGCAGAATCCTGAGGAAAAGGTAGAGTACGTCCTCATTGGAGAGGAGGGACCAGACCACAACAAGAGCTTTGTAGTTGAGGTCTGTCTCAACGATCAGGTCATAGGCAAGGGCAAGGGCAAGAGCAAGAAAGAAGCCGAGCAGCTTGCTGCAAAGGAAGCACTTGAGCTTATGGGCTATGAAGCACAGTAA